The nucleotide window CTCAGGAAAAGACGGCGATCGCATCACCTCTGCCATCAAATCCAGCATCTCCTCAAAGTCTGCTGAAACGGTCTTCAGGCTCATCAAAAAATAATCTGCTGCCGAGTCTGCTCCTAAACTTGCCCCAACTGACTCTACGCGCTCAGCAATTTCCTGAGACGATAACCGCTCAGTTCCCTTTGTAATTACCGCCGACAGCAAATGGGAAATTCCTGCTTTGTCTGCCGTCTCGTATCGCCCGCCCGCTCTTAAAAAAAACCGTGCGGCAACAATGTCTGCTGCGGAGTTCTCAACGGCTAGTACCGTGATGCCGTTACTGAGAATCGTGCGATGGATCGTCCGGTTTTGTAGCGTCAGAGTCGTAATATGGGGCATTGCAGAATGGAAGAAGGTCGTTGAGAAATGCTAACACGGCTGCATGACTACTGCCGCATACCGCAGCGGCGAAAGGTATTGCTCTGCCATCTGCTGCAACTCTTCTGCCTCCAGCGACTGAAGCACCGTAGGATAAACCGCCGAGAGCTCGGCTTCAGCAATAGTATTGTAATAGCCGTAAAGCCCTGCAATCTGGCTAGCTGTTTCAATTGAAAAAGCGTAGTCATTTTTGAGTAAGCGCTTGTAGCGAGTTAACTCGGCGTGGGTAACAGGGGCATTGGCAAGGTGGGAAAGGCGATCGCCAATAATTGCCTCAACTTGTCCCAAATGCTCTGGCTCTAACCAAGCCGTCAACATCAACAAGCTAGAATCCCGTTGCAGCGAAAAACTGCCCCCAATTTCGTAGACCAACTGCCGCTCCTCTCGCAGTTCCCGCACCAAGCGTGATGTCCGTCCTCCTGCCAACAGAACCGACAGCAAATCTAGCCCATAAGCGCTACGCACATCTTCTACTCCAGGGGCACTCCAAGCCATCATCAAGCGAGCCTGCCCCAACCGAGGCAACTCCATTTCTTGTCGCCGAATCTCATTCATCGGCGGTTCGACAGTTACCACCGGACGTGGACAAATAGCAGCAGGCGGAAATAGCCCAAAGGCCTCGTTCACCAATGCCAACGTTTGCTCTTGAGGAATATCTCCTATCACCACTACCGTCATATTCTCTGGCTGGTAATGGGCACGATGAAAACAACGCATCTCCTGGGGCGATCGCGCCATCAACACCTCTTCAGCCCCCAACACCGGACGACCATAGGGATGCTTTGGATGCAGATTCGCCATCAGCGCCTCAAACCCCATGCCATCTGGGTCATCCTGAGACTGCCGAATTTCCTCCAGGACGACATCCCGCTCTAACTCAAATTCGTCATCTGGAATTGTGGCGTTCAGCAATAGATCTGCCAGATGAGGCAATGTGTGAGGTAAGTCAGCCGGGGTCGTATTAATAAAGTAATGGGCGTAGTCGTGGCTGGTTGCCGCGTTCGTAATGCCGCCTCGGTTCTCAATAATTTGATCAAACATCCCTGGAGGCAAGCGATCGGTGCCCTTAAAAATCATATGTTCGAGGAAGTGTGCCATTCCCGACCAAGGCTCGGCGATCGCCCCAGCTTTGACCCACACATCTACCACTACAGGCGCGCCCACAACTCGCTGATGAATAACCGACAACCCATTTGCCAACTGGCAACGGTACGCCTCAAACTCACCAAAATTTGATAGTTCTGTCTTTAGGAGTGCAACCAATGGCTTACGCTTAACGCTCCGATAAGATAGCGATAACCTACTTATATTAACGCTTCCCGACCACCCTACTACCTACGGGTTCACAGAATAGAATCAATTAATACATAGAATCACCTGCTACAGAATCTTCTGGTCTGACCGATTCCTCGTAAGCTTGGGAACTCTGAACATGAAATCTTGATGCTTGACGCAGCCCCTGTCCTTGAAAACTCGGAGATGATTGATGAATCCTCAACTACTAGCGCAAACTGAACTGACCGAACTCGACAAAATTCGGCAGCAGTACGACAACACTCCCTATCCCAAAGTCCCATTAGAAACTTCTCCCAAAGCTGACCACGAGTCTTTATACCTAAACAACCTGGTCACGCCTTACTACCTGAAGTATCGGCAGGTTGTTGAAACTGAGGGCAAACTGATTCTAGATGCAGGTTGCGGCAGTGGATATCAAGCTTTAAAGCTGGCGACAGCAAACCCTGGAGCAAAAATAGTTGGAGTTGATTTGTCTCCGGTGTCGGTAGAGGTGGCGCAGGCACGTATGAAGATGCACAACTGCGATAATGCCGAGTGTCACACTTTATCCATTTTTGATCTCCCCCAGCTTGGACTAGAGTTTGATTATATTAATTGTGATGAAGTTATTTCTTTATTCCCCGACCCAGTGGCAGGGCTACAGGCATTGAAATCTGTCCTCAAGCCAAATGGCATTATCCGAACCAATTTTCATAATGCTTACCAAAGGGCAAACTTTTTTCGATCGCAGACCTTATTCAAAATGCTGGGCTTAATGGATGAAGGTGCAAAAGATTCTGAGCATCAAGCAGTGATCGAAACCATGCAAGCGCTTAAAGATCAGGTTCAACTTAAACGGGAAACGTGGGGCGCAGAGTTTGAAAATCCTGAATCAAGTCAAACCATAATTGGCATGAATCACCTGCTGATAGGCGACCACGGATTTACAATCCCTGATTTGTTCAACACGCTGGAGAGAAGTGATCTTGAGTTTTTCAGCATGGTGGAATGGCGGCACTGGGATATTCTTGATTTGTTCAAAAATATCAATGATCTACCTGCACTTTGGGACATGAGCCTAGCGTATGCGTCGGTTGAGGAAAAGCTGCACCTATTTGAACTTCTACATCCTATTCATCGGCTCATGGACTTCTGGTGTACCCATTCAGGAGTAGAAACCGGCTCACCTGTAGACGACTGGAATACATCGGATTGGCAAAATTCGACTGTCCATGTTCATCCCCAGTTACGCCATGAAGATATTAAAGCAGAAGTTCTGAACTGTATTGAATCGGGACGATCGCTGGAAGTGAGCCGCTATATCAAGAAGCCAGCCTTAGTTCCGATCCTTCTTGAGAGTACTGTCCTGGCTTGGTTATTGCCGCTTTGGGAAGGGTCACAGTCTATGAAGGCACTGTGCGATCGCTATCTCAAAATCAAACCGCTTCATCCAATCACGTTAGAACCTCTCAGCGAATCAGCAGCTTTTGAAGAGGTCAAAACCATCTTGAACCGTATGGATGCTTTCTTATACCTATTGGTCGAAAAATAGCGACTGAACCCAACTTCAGCACCCTGAACCCGCCATTCCATAGGAGTAGACTGGCAGTATTAGGGTGCTTTCTAGCCAGTACTCTGTACTAAATAGAGGGTAAAAAATAATGATGAATGTGGCAAATTATGCCAATTCCCCCAAAAAACTACGGAACAACTCTCAGTACTCCAGAAAACTTTTCTAGTTACTTTAACGCTCAAACCCTTGCTGTAAGAGCCAATGAACTTTGTCTGCTAAACCTAATTCAAAAAAACGTCCGGAATCTTTGAATGGGGTGATATGAAAATGATACCGGGTGGGCAAGTTAACTTCAGGAGTTAGAAATCCCGCAACCGCAACTTAAGGAGACGTTTACTAGCTATGAAAACTGAACTACAAGCAAAATTCTTGCACCACCTGCTCAGCAAAAAGAAAGGCAATGAAGGGTTCACATTGATTGAACTTTTAGTTGTAATCATCATCATTGGTATTTTGGCTGCGATCGCGTTGCCTTCGTTCTTAAACCAAGCCAACAAAGCACGTGAGTCTGAAGCAAAAACCTACGTTGGCTCAAT belongs to Timaviella obliquedivisa GSE-PSE-MK23-08B and includes:
- a CDS encoding class I SAM-dependent methyltransferase, encoding MNPQLLAQTELTELDKIRQQYDNTPYPKVPLETSPKADHESLYLNNLVTPYYLKYRQVVETEGKLILDAGCGSGYQALKLATANPGAKIVGVDLSPVSVEVAQARMKMHNCDNAECHTLSIFDLPQLGLEFDYINCDEVISLFPDPVAGLQALKSVLKPNGIIRTNFHNAYQRANFFRSQTLFKMLGLMDEGAKDSEHQAVIETMQALKDQVQLKRETWGAEFENPESSQTIIGMNHLLIGDHGFTIPDLFNTLERSDLEFFSMVEWRHWDILDLFKNINDLPALWDMSLAYASVEEKLHLFELLHPIHRLMDFWCTHSGVETGSPVDDWNTSDWQNSTVHVHPQLRHEDIKAEVLNCIESGRSLEVSRYIKKPALVPILLESTVLAWLLPLWEGSQSMKALCDRYLKIKPLHPITLEPLSESAAFEEVKTILNRMDAFLYLLVEK
- a CDS encoding insulinase family protein; translated protein: MVALLKTELSNFGEFEAYRCQLANGLSVIHQRVVGAPVVVDVWVKAGAIAEPWSGMAHFLEHMIFKGTDRLPPGMFDQIIENRGGITNAATSHDYAHYFINTTPADLPHTLPHLADLLLNATIPDDEFELERDVVLEEIRQSQDDPDGMGFEALMANLHPKHPYGRPVLGAEEVLMARSPQEMRCFHRAHYQPENMTVVVIGDIPQEQTLALVNEAFGLFPPAAICPRPVVTVEPPMNEIRRQEMELPRLGQARLMMAWSAPGVEDVRSAYGLDLLSVLLAGGRTSRLVRELREERQLVYEIGGSFSLQRDSSLLMLTAWLEPEHLGQVEAIIGDRLSHLANAPVTHAELTRYKRLLKNDYAFSIETASQIAGLYGYYNTIAEAELSAVYPTVLQSLEAEELQQMAEQYLSPLRYAAVVMQPC